A single Campylobacter hyointestinalis subsp. hyointestinalis DNA region contains:
- the nrfD gene encoding NrfD/PsrC family molybdoenzyme membrane anchor subunit, with translation MNGAINFTYTFSHGIEWGWPIAVYLLLAGMSGGALIVAILVRYYKKQQNITSLYKAASLLAFITIMLGMVCLVGDLEKPLYFWKILITYNFTSVMSIGVLALCIYIPLSFIICLYAFEKELLEILSKRFTFLKDLFITVMNILNSIRPFIEALCVVFAVIVCAYTGFLISVLVRFPILNTAILPALFVASGLSAGIGGSSLIAALGFKEHHHSDDLKTLHTIEWPVMAIEIMLIAMLFVSLIVGSEVQKIASAAFMGGAYSSLFWVGVIGIGFLLPLVLNFALGKKIGSSSIAFYISSFASVVGVLLLRIFIIYAGQTYDIFI, from the coding sequence ATGAATGGAGCTATAAATTTTACCTATACGTTTTCTCACGGCATTGAATGGGGCTGGCCGATAGCAGTTTATCTTTTGTTAGCCGGAATGTCTGGAGGAGCCTTAATAGTAGCTATCTTAGTAAGATATTATAAAAAACAACAAAATATCACGTCGCTATATAAAGCAGCTTCGTTGCTTGCATTCATAACGATAATGCTTGGTATGGTATGCTTAGTCGGCGATCTCGAAAAACCGCTATATTTTTGGAAGATACTCATAACTTACAATTTCACTTCGGTTATGTCGATCGGTGTTTTAGCGCTTTGTATTTATATACCGCTTAGTTTTATCATATGTCTTTACGCCTTTGAAAAAGAATTATTAGAAATTTTATCAAAACGTTTTACGTTTTTAAAAGATCTGTTTATAACCGTGATGAATATACTAAACTCTATACGCCCTTTTATAGAGGCTCTTTGCGTAGTTTTTGCGGTCATAGTTTGTGCATATACTGGATTTTTGATATCTGTTTTGGTTCGCTTTCCGATCCTAAATACAGCTATCTTACCTGCTCTTTTTGTGGCTTCTGGGCTTAGCGCAGGAATCGGTGGTTCTAGTTTGATAGCGGCGTTAGGATTTAAAGAGCATCATCACAGCGACGATCTTAAAACACTTCACACTATAGAATGGCCTGTAATGGCTATAGAAATAATGCTTATAGCGATGCTTTTTGTATCACTTATAGTAGGAAGCGAAGTACAAAAAATAGCTAGCGCAGCATTTATGGGCGGAGCGTATTCATCATTATTTTGGGTAGGCGTGATCGGTATAGGATTTTTACTACCTTTAGTTTTAAATTTTGCATTAGGTAAAAAGATCGGCTCATCATCGATAGCGTTTTACATAAGCTCTTTTGCAAGCGTTGTAGGAGTTTTACTGCTAAGGATATTTATTATCTACGCAGGACAAACATATGATATATTTATTTGA
- the ccsA gene encoding cytochrome c biogenesis protein, which yields MEVILNLKKILISYKFILFLLFLLGLGAGVATFLESIYDTQTAQILVYNALWYEILMFVLSLCLTLVIIHTKMWKHFGAFVLHLAFIIIIIGAFLTRHFGFEGILHIREGNSENEMLSVKPYFQIKSTNDTFIYPLNLSKLGDNYFSFTKEINSKKLTINFSAYEPAESKNERSTLVVEAYFDKEEPKTIDIKGGPGWFGEPHIVDLNGENIELSWGSKLIELPFSIKLVDFKLERYPGSMSPSSYASDIEILDKNKEKTLDYKIFMNNPLSFEGYKFFQSSYDTDEMGTILEVNKDPGKWPTYLGYLLLCVGFIGNFFTKQSRFLKLIKFVKTAQVAILTPFILFAFLSTDLKADAKDLEQFKQNTANHATNNFSMLLVQDYMGRIKPISTEAHEIINKISMQNSLFGLSPEQIILGMSTNPALWQDLEIIKIKNKEIKRLLNLPDDKNFVSFKFMFDENGYYKLSKEVDRANEKAVSKRTTFDNEIIKFDERLNIAYLTFKGIFFKFIPIPDDEENKWISPNDAFSDDRISIETKSILNDYFTGLQEGIANNEWQNANEALSKLQEYQKVTSKNILPSDMQIHIEVIYNHLSIFKNLVYFYLILGLFSLFVGLVSIFLSKHSSNLERLIFAIFVFGFLFHTLGLALRWYISGHAPWSDSYESMIYIGWSAALAGVVVFRRSMLTLAASSLLAAIVMLVAHMSFVNPQITNLVPVLKSYWLTVHVSVITASYGFLGLGSLLGIIALVLMIFKNDKNKKELNFQISRIAAIDEICLIIGISMLTVGNFFGGIWANESWGRYWGWDSKETWSFVSIIVYAIVLHLRFINVFNNVYTFLVASVFAYLSIVMTYFGVNFYLTGMHSYAATGEAPQIPNFVYFILISLVLISILGFRGRGIKSI from the coding sequence ATGGAAGTGATTTTAAATTTAAAGAAAATATTAATATCATATAAATTTATACTTTTTTTGCTATTTCTACTTGGTTTAGGAGCAGGCGTTGCGACATTTTTAGAGAGTATTTATGATACGCAAACGGCACAAATTTTAGTTTATAACGCTTTGTGGTATGAGATCTTGATGTTTGTTCTTTCGCTCTGCCTGACGCTTGTCATTATCCATACGAAAATGTGGAAGCATTTTGGAGCATTTGTGTTACACTTAGCTTTTATAATTATTATAATCGGGGCTTTTTTGACTAGGCATTTTGGATTTGAAGGTATCTTGCACATAAGAGAAGGTAATAGTGAAAACGAAATGCTTAGCGTAAAGCCATATTTTCAAATCAAATCCACAAACGACACTTTCATATATCCTTTAAATTTATCAAAACTCGGAGATAACTATTTTTCATTCACCAAAGAGATAAACTCAAAAAAGCTAACTATAAACTTTAGCGCATACGAACCTGCCGAAAGTAAAAATGAACGCTCTACTTTGGTAGTTGAAGCTTACTTCGACAAAGAAGAACCAAAAACGATAGATATAAAAGGCGGTCCTGGATGGTTTGGTGAACCGCATATAGTTGATTTAAACGGCGAAAATATAGAGCTATCATGGGGTTCTAAGCTCATCGAACTTCCTTTTTCTATAAAACTTGTTGATTTTAAGCTAGAAAGATATCCTGGTTCAATGAGCCCATCTTCTTATGCTAGCGATATCGAAATTTTAGATAAAAACAAAGAAAAGACCTTGGATTATAAGATCTTTATGAACAATCCTTTGAGCTTCGAGGGATACAAATTTTTTCAATCATCATACGACACAGATGAGATGGGAACTATATTAGAAGTAAATAAAGATCCGGGAAAATGGCCGACGTATTTAGGCTATCTTCTTCTTTGCGTAGGATTCATAGGAAATTTCTTCACCAAACAAAGTAGATTTTTAAAACTGATAAAATTCGTAAAAACAGCGCAAGTTGCCATTTTAACACCTTTTATTTTATTTGCTTTTTTAAGTACAGACCTAAAAGCAGATGCTAAAGACTTAGAGCAATTTAAACAAAACACGGCAAACCACGCTACAAACAACTTTTCTATGCTTTTAGTACAAGACTATATGGGTAGGATAAAACCTATCAGCACAGAAGCACACGAAATCATAAATAAGATAAGTATGCAAAACTCACTGTTTGGGCTAAGTCCTGAGCAGATTATCCTTGGTATGAGCACAAATCCGGCTCTTTGGCAAGACCTAGAGATCATAAAAATAAAAAACAAAGAGATAAAAAGATTATTAAATTTACCAGACGATAAGAATTTCGTTAGCTTTAAATTTATGTTTGATGAAAACGGTTATTATAAACTATCAAAAGAAGTAGATAGAGCAAACGAAAAAGCAGTCTCAAAAAGAACTACTTTTGACAATGAGATCATCAAATTCGATGAGAGACTAAACATCGCTTATCTTACGTTTAAGGGAATTTTCTTTAAATTTATACCTATTCCAGATGATGAAGAGAACAAATGGATCTCTCCAAACGACGCATTTAGCGATGATAGGATAAGCATAGAAACAAAAAGCATACTAAATGATTATTTTACAGGATTGCAAGAAGGTATCGCTAATAACGAGTGGCAAAATGCGAACGAAGCTCTAAGCAAGCTTCAAGAATATCAAAAAGTAACTTCTAAAAATATACTTCCAAGCGATATGCAAATACACATAGAAGTCATTTATAACCATTTATCTATATTTAAGAATTTAGTCTATTTTTACCTTATTTTAGGTTTATTTTCTTTATTTGTCGGACTTGTTTCGATATTTTTATCAAAACATTCTTCAAATTTAGAAAGACTTATATTTGCTATTTTTGTATTTGGATTTTTATTTCACACTTTGGGGTTAGCACTTAGATGGTACATCTCAGGTCACGCTCCATGGAGTGATTCTTATGAGTCTATGATCTATATCGGCTGGTCGGCTGCGCTTGCTGGAGTAGTAGTTTTTAGAAGATCTATGCTGACTTTAGCAGCTTCTTCTTTGCTAGCGGCGATAGTGATGTTAGTAGCTCATATGAGCTTTGTAAATCCTCAGATAACAAATTTAGTTCCGGTGTTGAAATCATACTGGCTTACGGTGCATGTTTCTGTTATAACCGCAAGCTATGGATTTTTAGGACTTGGAAGCTTACTTGGTATCATCGCGTTAGTTTTAATGATATTTAAAAACGATAAAAACAAAAAAGAGTTAAATTTCCAGATAAGTCGTATCGCAGCTATCGATGAGATATGTCTTATTATAGGAATTTCTATGCTTACAGTAGGAAATTTCTTTGGCGGAATTTGGGCGAATGAGAGCTGGGGAAGATACTGGGGCTGGGACTCTAAAGAGACATGGTCTTTTGTATCTATCATAGTTTATGCTATAGTTTTACATCTTAGATTTATCAATGTATTTAACAATGTTTATACGTTTTTAGTAGCATCAGTTTTTGCGTATCTATCTATCGTAATGACGTATTTTGGAGTAAATTTTTATCTAACTGGAATGCATAGCTACGCAGCTACAGGAGAGGCTCCACAAATACCAAATTTCGTATATTTTATACTTATTAGTTTAGTACTTATAAGTATCCTTGGCTTTAGAGGGCGTGGTATCAAATCAATATAA
- a CDS encoding cysteine-rich Sel1 repeat protein — protein sequence MKKTLITVLVCMTFAHAGFIKDGIEAKQNGDHQKLIEIYDNACYKEKKASGCYNLGVLYFEGTGNVEKDYKKAINLYEKACKENFALACNNLGYAYESGSGVDQNFTKAIEFYEKACKDNEGCTSLGLLYANGAGTKRDIQKALELYTKACNYGDMMGCNNLGFLYMEGLGVQKDYKKAKEYYEKSCAGEIGVGCDNLGFLYAFGNGTKQDYKKAAKYYEKSCSFGYYKGCNNLAIMYAEGKGVRVNNEKAKELFQKSCDNGLKIGCENLNFLNTITKSK from the coding sequence ATGAAAAAAACTCTGATAACGGTATTAGTTTGTATGACATTTGCTCATGCTGGTTTTATCAAAGACGGCATAGAAGCTAAGCAAAACGGCGATCATCAAAAATTGATAGAAATTTACGATAACGCTTGTTATAAAGAAAAAAAAGCTTCAGGCTGTTATAACCTTGGGGTATTGTATTTCGAAGGAACTGGCAATGTAGAAAAAGACTACAAAAAAGCTATAAACTTATATGAAAAAGCGTGTAAAGAGAACTTTGCTCTTGCTTGTAATAATCTTGGCTATGCATACGAAAGCGGTTCTGGAGTAGATCAAAACTTTACAAAAGCGATTGAATTTTATGAAAAAGCGTGTAAAGACAATGAGGGATGTACTTCTTTAGGACTTCTTTATGCAAATGGAGCAGGCACAAAAAGAGATATACAAAAAGCTCTTGAGCTATACACAAAAGCTTGTAATTACGGCGATATGATGGGTTGCAATAACCTAGGGTTTTTATATATGGAAGGTTTAGGAGTTCAAAAAGACTATAAAAAAGCAAAAGAGTATTACGAAAAATCTTGTGCCGGCGAGATAGGCGTAGGATGTGATAATCTAGGCTTTTTATACGCTTTTGGAAATGGCACCAAACAAGATTATAAGAAAGCTGCCAAGTACTATGAAAAGTCTTGTTCATTTGGCTATTATAAAGGTTGCAATAACCTAGCCATTATGTACGCTGAGGGAAAAGGTGTCAGAGTAAATAATGAAAAAGCAAAAGAGTTATTTCAAAAAAGTTGCGATAACGGCCTTAAAATAGGATGTGAAAATTTAAATTTTCTAAACACGATCACAAAATCAAAGTGA
- a CDS encoding nitrous oxide reductase accessory protein NosL, translating into MISRLFFIVVLSTLAFGAQMFQSVEPSKATIVGSGENKEFCLNCGMSLTKFYKTNHVHLDKQYCSLHCLYESTKGNLPQIAQVVDTKNLNFIDAYSAFYVVGSKVKGTMSVNSKYAFANEDDAKEFQTQNGGTIMNFQKAFDEAKKDFINDKKMIKVKKEGGMYAKGKTAYETKCQKTNAKEFRNIAALKENLKKICDIQNDGELQAVALYLWDNPKINEQKQSSKIVVPKNAKCPVCGMYVDKHPNWAAVIEDENLYFDGVKDMMKYILKEKKAFEKVFVSDYYKLKKIDAKAAFYVIGSDVYGPMGNELIPFETKNEAITFAKDHNGKMIVTFKEIDEKLLEEL; encoded by the coding sequence ATGATCTCAAGACTATTTTTTATAGTAGTACTATCTACTTTGGCTTTTGGAGCACAAATGTTTCAAAGCGTAGAGCCTAGCAAGGCAACTATCGTGGGAAGTGGCGAAAATAAGGAGTTTTGTCTAAACTGCGGTATGAGTCTAACCAAATTTTATAAAACAAATCACGTACACTTAGACAAGCAATACTGCTCTTTGCACTGCTTATACGAATCGACAAAAGGAAATTTACCACAGATAGCACAAGTAGTCGATACTAAAAATCTAAATTTCATCGATGCTTACTCAGCTTTTTACGTAGTAGGAAGCAAGGTAAAAGGCACAATGAGCGTAAATAGCAAATACGCTTTTGCAAATGAAGATGATGCAAAAGAGTTTCAAACACAAAATGGCGGAACTATAATGAACTTCCAAAAAGCATTTGACGAGGCTAAAAAAGATTTTATAAATGACAAAAAAATGATAAAAGTCAAAAAAGAAGGCGGAATGTATGCAAAAGGTAAAACTGCATATGAAACCAAATGTCAAAAAACAAATGCTAAAGAATTTAGAAATATAGCTGCACTTAAAGAGAATTTAAAAAAGATCTGCGACATACAAAATGATGGCGAACTTCAAGCTGTAGCGCTTTATCTTTGGGATAATCCAAAAATAAATGAACAAAAACAAAGCTCTAAAATCGTAGTACCAAAAAATGCGAAATGTCCGGTTTGCGGAATGTACGTAGATAAACATCCTAATTGGGCAGCTGTGATAGAAGATGAGAATTTGTATTTTGATGGCGTAAAAGATATGATGAAATATATATTAAAAGAGAAAAAAGCTTTCGAAAAAGTCTTTGTGAGTGACTATTATAAGCTTAAAAAAATAGATGCAAAAGCCGCATTTTACGTTATAGGCTCTGATGTGTACGGACCTATGGGAAATGAGCTTATACCATTTGAAACTAAAAATGAAGCTATAACTTTTGCAAAAGATCATAATGGTAAAATGATAGTCACATTTAAAGAAATAGATGAAAAGCTACTAGAAGAACTATGA
- a CDS encoding ABC transporter permease, with translation MISKNFIDYSVTLLFKDKSDHIFSFLIFTFIVFIFSAVFFISGSLQSDIMQSIKSKPDIVVEALRAGKKDTMHDGYIYDISKITGVSDVLGVVDGYYYFGQKRVWFHIVADDRLDDYEMIIGEGVKKAMKELYYEDVFNFLTEQKLIPIKINKIAPHETNIISNDVIYMNSSNAREVLSIDQNEYTKLHVYVPNPNEVSEVALKIENLYPNTKVLSTEDMVAKLRHLYYYKGGIFMVLYITSMVSFFILLKNQISLVYGQKKKEIALLRSIGFCIKDIIALKFIQNAVVCLCAYLLGILMAYIYVFIFSAPLLRNIFLGSELESTITFTPVVDFSILFLIFIFSVIPFLAFVIIPAWRVAISDMSEAIK, from the coding sequence ATGATAAGTAAAAATTTCATAGATTACAGCGTAACTTTGCTATTTAAAGACAAATCCGATCATATCTTTAGTTTCTTGATCTTTACGTTTATAGTTTTTATTTTTAGCGCTGTATTTTTTATATCTGGTTCATTGCAATCAGATATAATGCAGAGCATAAAATCAAAGCCAGACATAGTTGTCGAAGCACTAAGAGCCGGTAAAAAAGATACTATGCACGATGGTTATATATATGATATTTCAAAGATTACTGGCGTTAGCGATGTTCTTGGTGTGGTTGATGGGTATTATTATTTCGGACAAAAAAGAGTTTGGTTTCATATAGTAGCAGACGATAGGCTAGATGATTACGAGATGATCATAGGAGAAGGAGTAAAGAAAGCTATGAAAGAGCTTTACTACGAAGATGTTTTTAACTTCTTAACAGAACAAAAGCTAATACCTATAAAGATCAACAAAATCGCTCCGCACGAGACAAATATCATATCTAATGACGTTATTTATATGAATTCTTCAAATGCTAGAGAGGTGCTGAGCATAGATCAAAACGAATACACGAAACTCCACGTATATGTCCCAAATCCAAACGAAGTCAGTGAAGTAGCTCTTAAAATAGAAAATCTCTACCCGAATACAAAAGTTCTAAGCACCGAAGATATGGTGGCTAAACTAAGACATTTGTATTATTATAAAGGTGGAATTTTTATGGTTTTATACATTACTTCTATGGTTTCGTTTTTTATACTGCTAAAAAATCAAATTTCATTAGTATATGGACAAAAGAAAAAAGAAATAGCCCTGCTAAGAAGCATCGGATTTTGTATAAAAGATATCATAGCTCTTAAATTTATACAAAATGCAGTCGTCTGCCTTTGTGCTTATTTACTTGGTATATTGATGGCTTATATTTACGTATTTATATTTAGTGCGCCACTTTTACGAAATATTTTTTTAGGAAGCGAGCTTGAAAGCACCATCACATTTACGCCGGTTGTTGATTTTAGTATATTGTTTCTTATTTTTATATTTAGCGTGATACCGTTTTTAGCATTTGTTATCATTCCTGCTTGGAGAGTTGCGATCAGCGATATGAGTGAGGCTATAAAATGA
- a CDS encoding ABC transporter ATP-binding protein: MNIIEIKNLYKIYNENKPNEFLALNNINLEIQNGEIVIIKGVSGSGKSTLLCLIAALSKPTKGEILVNGANISKLPDIMSSSYRHKDIGFIFQSFNLLDSLSVYQNVLAPLALTSLKKDELNSKILNAMQIANIAHKRDQIVSSLSGGEKQRLAIARSLVMEPSIILADEPTANLDKENSLIFIEMLKKFKDLKKTVLVATHDILFDELDFVDRYIHIKNGEMIS, encoded by the coding sequence ATGAATATAATAGAGATAAAAAACCTTTATAAAATTTACAACGAAAACAAACCTAATGAATTCTTAGCCCTAAATAACATAAACTTAGAAATCCAAAACGGTGAGATAGTTATCATCAAAGGAGTAAGCGGAAGCGGTAAAAGCACCCTACTTTGCTTGATCGCAGCTCTTAGCAAACCGACCAAAGGAGAGATCTTGGTAAATGGAGCGAATATATCAAAACTACCAGATATAATGAGCTCTTCATATAGGCATAAAGATATCGGATTTATATTTCAATCTTTTAATTTACTTGATTCTCTTAGCGTTTATCAAAACGTTTTAGCTCCGCTTGCTTTAACATCTTTAAAAAAAGACGAGCTAAACTCAAAGATCTTAAACGCTATGCAAATAGCAAATATAGCCCATAAAAGAGATCAGATAGTTTCATCTCTAAGCGGTGGCGAAAAGCAACGCCTAGCTATAGCAAGATCGCTTGTTATGGAGCCAAGCATCATCTTAGCCGATGAACCTACGGCAAATTTAGATAAAGAAAACTCTCTTATCTTTATAGAAATGCTAAAGAAATTTAAAGACTTAAAAAAGACAGTCTTAGTCGCAACTCACGATATTTTATTTGACGAGCTTGATTTTGTAGATAGATATATCCACATCAAAAACGGAGAAATGATATCGTGA
- a CDS encoding ATP-dependent Clp protease ATP-binding subunit has translation MANIFEELTDQTRSLVENSLSLAIGNKNPEALSLHMLWALVADSSSILNQIFNKTNVSKDAVLLDIKSRASKLLTSSNVSRENIKVSSELVNSLENAKAVMISLGDSYIAVDTWILGNLDKEPLKEILSKYINLIELKKELEAIRGGRNVDSQTSDETLDSLSKFGVDLTKKASEGELDPVIGRDEEITRMMQILIRKTKNNPILLGEPGVGKTAIVEGLAQLIVKKAVPTSLANKRVIALDMSALIAGAKYRGEFEDRLKAVIDEVKKAGNIILFIDEIHTIVGAGASEGSMDAANILKPALARGELHAVGATTLKEYRKYFEKDAALQRRFQPVNVAEPSVNEALQILRGIKDKLEVHHNVNITDSALVAAAKLSDRYISGRFLPDKAIDLIDEAAAELKMQIESEPYELSKAKREIETLIVEKEALKMENSDKNSERLNEIEKEVANLNEKKSGLEAKFKNEKAVFNGISEAKKQIESLKNEAELAKRNNAYEKAAEIEYGKIPEASAKIKELEAKWEEMKKSGVLLKNEVDEDMVAGILSKWTGISVKRMLTSEKEKFLQVEEYLKRNVVGQDAALHALSRAIKRNKAGLSSQNRPIGSFLFLGPTGVGKTESAKALARFLFDDEKALVRFDMSEYMEKHSVSRLLGAPPGYVGYDEGGQLTEAVRRKPYSVILFDEVEKAHKDVFNILLGILDDGRATDNKGVTVDFKNTIIILTSNIGSSAIANLSGDERENAVKDALKEYFKPEFLNRLDDCVIFNPLGANELSGIVSIMFKELEATLQNRGIKAVLDDNAKEFIAKAGFDPVYGARPLRRALYELVEDKLAEMILRDELKSGDSIKISALNDEIVVNLVN, from the coding sequence ATGGCAAATATATTTGAAGAATTAACCGATCAAACTAGAAGTTTAGTTGAAAATTCACTGAGCCTTGCTATAGGCAATAAAAACCCAGAAGCCTTGAGTTTGCACATGCTTTGGGCATTAGTCGCAGATAGTAGCTCTATACTAAATCAAATTTTTAATAAAACAAACGTAAGCAAAGATGCAGTTTTACTCGACATAAAAAGTCGTGCTTCTAAGCTTCTTACTAGTTCAAATGTTAGTAGGGAAAATATCAAAGTTTCAAGTGAGCTTGTAAATAGCTTAGAAAATGCAAAAGCCGTTATGATAAGCTTAGGCGATAGTTATATCGCTGTTGATACTTGGATTTTAGGTAATCTTGACAAAGAGCCTTTGAAAGAAATTTTAAGTAAATATATAAATTTAATAGAGCTTAAAAAAGAGCTAGAAGCCATTCGCGGCGGTCGCAACGTAGATAGTCAAACTAGCGATGAAACTCTTGATAGTCTTTCTAAATTTGGAGTAGATCTTACTAAAAAAGCAAGTGAGGGAGAGCTTGATCCTGTTATCGGAAGAGATGAAGAGATAACTAGAATGATGCAAATTCTCATACGTAAAACTAAAAATAATCCTATCTTACTAGGTGAGCCAGGAGTTGGAAAAACCGCTATAGTAGAGGGTTTAGCTCAACTTATAGTAAAAAAAGCGGTTCCTACTAGTCTTGCAAACAAACGCGTCATTGCTCTTGATATGAGTGCTCTTATCGCCGGAGCAAAATACCGTGGTGAGTTTGAAGACCGTCTTAAAGCAGTAATAGACGAGGTCAAAAAAGCGGGAAACATCATACTTTTTATAGACGAAATTCACACTATCGTAGGAGCTGGAGCTAGCGAGGGCAGTATGGACGCCGCAAATATACTAAAACCAGCTCTTGCTAGAGGTGAGCTTCACGCTGTTGGAGCTACTACTCTTAAAGAGTATCGCAAGTATTTTGAAAAAGACGCAGCCTTGCAGCGCCGTTTCCAGCCAGTAAATGTTGCTGAGCCTAGTGTAAATGAAGCTTTGCAAATTTTGCGCGGTATTAAAGACAAGCTAGAGGTTCATCATAACGTAAATATCACAGATAGCGCTCTTGTGGCTGCTGCAAAGCTAAGCGATAGATATATAAGTGGTAGATTTTTACCAGATAAAGCTATAGACTTGATCGATGAAGCCGCAGCTGAGCTTAAAATGCAGATCGAAAGCGAACCTTATGAGCTATCAAAGGCTAAAAGAGAGATCGAAACTCTAATAGTCGAAAAAGAAGCTTTAAAAATGGAAAATAGTGATAAAAATAGTGAACGTCTTAATGAGATAGAAAAAGAGGTTGCAAATTTAAATGAAAAAAAATCCGGACTAGAAGCTAAATTTAAAAATGAAAAAGCGGTATTTAACGGTATAAGCGAAGCCAAAAAACAGATAGAAAGTCTTAAAAATGAAGCCGAGCTTGCAAAAAGAAATAACGCTTATGAAAAAGCCGCAGAGATAGAGTACGGCAAGATCCCAGAAGCAAGCGCTAAGATAAAAGAGCTAGAAGCCAAATGGGAAGAGATGAAAAAAAGTGGGGTTTTACTTAAAAACGAAGTCGATGAGGATATGGTAGCTGGAATTCTTAGTAAATGGACTGGAATTTCGGTGAAGCGTATGCTAACTAGTGAAAAGGAGAAATTTTTACAAGTAGAAGAGTATCTAAAGCGTAACGTAGTAGGGCAGGACGCCGCGCTTCACGCTCTTTCACGCGCCATAAAACGAAACAAAGCAGGGCTTAGCAGTCAAAATAGACCTATTGGAAGTTTTTTATTTTTAGGACCTACTGGAGTTGGTAAAACAGAGAGTGCAAAGGCGTTAGCTAGGTTTTTATTTGACGATGAAAAAGCGCTCGTTCGTTTTGATATGAGTGAATATATGGAAAAACACAGCGTCTCAAGGCTGCTTGGTGCGCCTCCTGGATACGTTGGGTATGATGAGGGCGGACAATTAACCGAAGCAGTTCGTAGAAAACCTTATAGCGTGATACTTTTTGATGAGGTTGAAAAGGCTCATAAAGACGTATTTAATATACTACTTGGGATTTTAGATGATGGAAGGGCGACAGATAACAAAGGTGTTACTGTGGATTTTAAAAATACTATCATCATTTTAACTAGCAATATAGGCTCTTCTGCGATAGCAAATTTAAGTGGAGACGAGAGAGAAAATGCGGTAAAAGATGCGTTAAAAGAGTATTTTAAACCTGAGTTTTTAAATAGATTAGATGATTGTGTAATCTTTAATCCTCTTGGCGCAAACGAGCTTAGCGGCATAGTTTCTATAATGTTTAAAGAGCTAGAAGCTACTCTTCAAAACAGAGGTATCAAAGCTGTTCTTGATGACAATGCTAAAGAGTTTATAGCTAAAGCAGGATTTGATCCGGTGTATGGCGCGCGTCCTCTTAGAAGAGCTCTTTATGAGTTAGTCGAGGATAAACTTGCTGAGATGATACTACGCGATGAGCTAAAAAGTGGCGATAGTATAAAAATATCTGCGCTTAATGATGAAATAGTGGTAAATTTAGTCAACTAG